From the genome of Methanobrevibacter smithii ATCC 35061, one region includes:
- a CDS encoding ABC transporter permease, giving the protein MFENNVYVQNFNKYTFLLTELIKRDISGKYKDSTLGLFWSFLNPLLSMIVLTMVFSLIFANTIENFPVYLLSGKLVFDLFANATTGAMDSIKANSEIIKKIYVPKYMFAVGIVCSEFINFLISLVVLVAVMIFTGAPFHFALIYSPIPLFFLLVLTMGVGLILATATTFFTDIKYLYGVLVMLLSFMTPLFYPIDIIPQQFLFAYKLNPLYSAVECFRNIILGGTFPDTWPFVFLIVTSIISLVIGVYVFFKYQDKFVLNI; this is encoded by the coding sequence ATGTTTGAAAACAATGTGTATGTGCAAAATTTTAATAAGTATACTTTTCTACTTACTGAATTGATTAAAAGGGATATAAGTGGAAAATATAAGGATTCTACTTTAGGTTTATTCTGGAGTTTTTTAAATCCGTTATTATCTATGATTGTTTTAACAATGGTTTTCTCTTTAATATTTGCAAATACAATTGAGAATTTCCCGGTTTATTTGCTAAGTGGTAAATTGGTATTTGATTTATTTGCTAATGCTACTACTGGAGCTATGGATTCTATTAAGGCAAATTCAGAGATTATTAAGAAGATTTATGTTCCCAAATACATGTTTGCTGTTGGAATTGTCTGTTCAGAGTTTATTAACTTTTTAATCTCTTTGGTGGTATTGGTTGCTGTAATGATATTTACAGGTGCTCCGTTTCATTTTGCGCTGATTTACTCACCGATTCCATTGTTTTTCTTATTGGTTTTAACAATGGGGGTAGGTTTAATCCTTGCAACAGCTACAACATTTTTTACGGATATTAAATATTTATATGGGGTTCTTGTAATGCTTTTATCATTTATGACTCCGTTGTTCTATCCGATTGACATTATTCCTCAGCAGTTCTTATTTGCATATAAATTAAATCCTTTATATTCTGCTGTTGAGTGTTTCAGAAACATTATACTTGGCGGAACTTTCCCGGATACCTGGCCGTTTGTGTTTTTAATTGTAACTTCAATAATTTCACTTGTCATTGGTGTTTATGTATTCTTCAAGTATCAGGATAAATTTGTACTTAATATATAA
- a CDS encoding ABC transporter ATP-binding protein yields MTIQVRYPKVITQEENSNKSEWVDLNNVRIDDWDELASTVVKSNEAPQVICTSHFDFNIPGDAKVSEIIVEHDFHKDSSENPIKMDPPMIKAVIGDNEFEKESFVHADVYPADRSVKITVDDIRGEDINNDFAVKVEFPKNTSENDGILYFDYVRVKLVFEVKRYLITSGETNNYFPTKEKPIKIAVGEELRYSIYFRNVNGISKEPQKVKINVPEGFELVKYYFKPKKVNKLAEKDVEVAEDIFDEKNYVWIPSARGKGMSGLRLILKATHEGSSHINAYTKHYGATPNFYVEVHPEGFESPVNMFDETSGVWASELEDNEEFQKLNQEVAIEVDNVSMEFEMPQEKVDNLKEYCIKWAKRELKPKTNFKALNDLSFTINKGERVGIIGFNGAGKSTLLKVLSGVFKPTKGKVYTAGKIAPLLELGAGFDHNYSGRENVFLNGAILGYSKEFLLSKYDEIVEFSELGDFMEIPIKNYSSGMNAKLGFSVATVVEPDILILDEILSVGDVKFQKKSGDKLKSMMGSGVTVLLVSHSTAKIRELCTRAIWLDKGKVIMDGNVDYVCDAYIEAAKKASADEIKDLELV; encoded by the coding sequence TTGACTATTCAAGTAAGATATCCAAAAGTTATTACTCAGGAAGAAAATTCCAATAAGTCTGAATGGGTTGATTTAAATAATGTTAGAATCGATGATTGGGATGAATTGGCTTCTACAGTAGTTAAATCAAATGAAGCTCCTCAGGTTATATGTACAAGTCATTTTGATTTTAATATTCCTGGTGATGCCAAAGTATCAGAAATTATTGTAGAACATGATTTTCATAAAGATTCTTCTGAAAATCCTATTAAAATGGATCCTCCAATGATTAAGGCAGTCATAGGGGATAATGAATTTGAAAAGGAATCCTTTGTCCATGCAGATGTTTATCCTGCAGACAGATCTGTAAAGATAACTGTCGATGACATCAGAGGTGAGGACATCAACAATGATTTTGCCGTTAAAGTAGAATTTCCTAAAAACACAAGTGAAAATGACGGAATACTTTATTTTGATTATGTTCGTGTTAAATTAGTTTTTGAAGTTAAAAGATATCTCATAACTTCTGGTGAAACTAACAATTATTTCCCAACAAAAGAAAAACCTATAAAAATAGCAGTAGGTGAAGAATTAAGGTACTCTATTTACTTCAGAAATGTGAATGGTATTTCAAAAGAACCTCAGAAGGTTAAAATCAATGTTCCTGAAGGTTTTGAACTTGTAAAATATTATTTCAAACCTAAAAAGGTTAATAAATTAGCTGAAAAAGATGTTGAAGTAGCTGAAGATATATTTGATGAAAAGAATTATGTTTGGATTCCTTCAGCACGCGGAAAAGGAATGTCCGGATTGAGATTGATTCTTAAAGCTACCCATGAAGGATCCAGCCATATAAATGCTTATACTAAACATTATGGTGCAACTCCTAATTTTTATGTTGAAGTTCATCCTGAAGGCTTTGAAAGCCCGGTTAACATGTTTGATGAAACTTCAGGGGTTTGGGCTTCTGAATTGGAAGATAATGAAGAATTTCAGAAATTAAATCAGGAAGTAGCTATTGAAGTTGACAATGTATCTATGGAATTTGAAATGCCTCAGGAAAAAGTGGATAATCTAAAAGAATATTGTATTAAATGGGCCAAAAGAGAACTTAAGCCTAAAACCAACTTCAAAGCACTTAATGATTTGTCATTTACCATTAACAAAGGTGAAAGGGTAGGAATTATAGGATTCAATGGTGCAGGTAAAAGTACTCTTTTAAAAGTCTTGTCCGGGGTATTTAAACCAACTAAAGGTAAGGTATACACTGCTGGAAAAATAGCTCCGTTACTGGAACTTGGTGCAGGTTTTGACCATAATTACAGTGGAAGGGAAAACGTATTTTTAAACGGAGCAATATTGGGTTATTCCAAGGAGTTTCTATTAAGCAAATATGATGAAATTGTTGAATTTTCAGAACTTGGAGACTTTATGGAAATTCCAATTAAGAATTATTCTTCCGGTATGAATGCCAAGCTTGGCTTTTCAGTAGCTACTGTTGTTGAGCCGGATATATTGATTTTGGACGAAATTCTATCTGTTGGAGATGTAAAATTCCAGAAGAAAAGTGGGGACAAACTTAAATCTATGATGGGTTCAGGAGTTACTGTTCTTTTAGTATCACATTCAACTGCTAAAATAAGGGAATTATGTACCAGAGCTATTTGGTTGGATAAAGGTAAGGTTATAATGGATGGTAATGTGGATTATGTCTGCGATGCATATATTGAAGCAGCTAAAAAAGCATCTGCAGATGAAATTAAAGATTTAGAGCTTGTATAA
- a CDS encoding CDP-glycerol--glycerophosphate glycerophosphotransferase — protein sequence MYLKHKIYGKLFNLFTKFSINDKQISFILDSSESFKGNLDYIKKEFEKRGDFQFNFFYKDKLSFSSFKRLATSRYVFLNDNFFPLAFMNFKKDTKVIQLWHAPGAFKKFGASSDNKSRNILGKISRNIDYLITSSDNIEDYYSEAFQINKSKIKSLGLPRADYYFKNHNLDKLRDNFDSKYPIAKNKKIVLYAPTFRDNPENNNVFNFLDLEKFNRELGDEYILVLRLHPKIKKFFKDKIEVNQEYVDCSDFKNEQELLLISDVLISDYSSIMIEFALLDKPIIFFTYDYDTYMSEDRGFYFDFKENVPGPVVYTTDELIAEIKNNDFDKNKISEFRKTQFNATDGEASKRVVDFLLNDGGKNG from the coding sequence ATGTATCTTAAACATAAAATTTATGGAAAACTCTTTAATTTATTTACAAAGTTTTCAATTAATGATAAGCAAATATCCTTTATTTTAGATTCCAGCGAATCATTTAAGGGAAATTTGGATTATATTAAAAAGGAATTTGAAAAAAGAGGAGATTTCCAATTTAACTTTTTTTATAAGGATAAATTATCTTTTTCCAGTTTTAAAAGATTGGCTACTTCCAGATATGTATTTCTGAATGATAATTTTTTTCCATTGGCTTTCATGAATTTTAAAAAGGATACAAAAGTGATTCAGCTATGGCATGCTCCAGGTGCCTTTAAAAAGTTTGGTGCATCAAGTGATAATAAATCCAGAAATATTTTAGGTAAAATCAGCAGGAATATTGATTATCTGATTACCTCTTCAGACAATATTGAAGATTATTACAGTGAAGCATTTCAGATAAATAAATCTAAAATCAAGTCTTTAGGTCTTCCAAGAGCAGATTATTACTTTAAAAATCATAATTTGGATAAATTAAGGGATAATTTTGATTCCAAATATCCTATAGCTAAAAATAAAAAAATAGTGCTTTATGCACCTACATTTAGGGATAATCCTGAGAACAATAATGTTTTTAACTTTTTAGATTTGGAAAAATTCAATAGGGAGTTGGGGGACGAATACATTTTGGTGTTAAGGCTCCATCCTAAGATTAAAAAGTTTTTTAAAGATAAAATCGAAGTTAATCAGGAATATGTTGATTGCAGTGATTTTAAAAATGAACAGGAGCTTCTGTTAATTTCTGATGTTTTAATAAGTGATTATTCATCAATAATGATTGAATTTGCTTTGTTGGATAAACCAATAATCTTTTTTACTTATGATTATGATACATACATGTCTGAAGATAGGGGATTTTACTTTGATTTTAAAGAAAATGTTCCGGGACCTGTTGTTTATACAACTGATGAGCTGATAGCTGAAATTAAAAATAATGATTTCGATAAAAATAAAATTTCCGAGTTTAGAAAAACACAATTTAATGCAACTGACGGTGAAGCATCTAAAAGAGTAGTTGATTTCTTATTAAATGATGGTGGAAAAAATGGATAA
- a CDS encoding glycosyltransferase family 2 protein, whose amino-acid sequence MDNIKVSVIVPVYNGEKYIQTSISSIINQEFSENYEIIVVDDGSDDNSLDIAQELLSKSDIPYKLVHQRNSGVSVARNNGIEVSRGDYLVFVDSDDYVLTNHLSELYNGKTDFTLTQMAKEGSKSTVNSISYPEVPISAHDLIKMELQMIIPEFSFCQLIYKADLIKDNNLKFDSKAVYGEDTEFALKALSYGESVAVGEEITYLYIQRNDSATSKSGLKRFNFIETLENLSKFYKSGGQNELADLVITSRIPRAIFGNMNYFFYHGYDFDEVMSKMDDLDLFSKLSKFKGDSKFKFKIRLFLLNPKLYYKMWKKFKNTI is encoded by the coding sequence ATGGATAATATTAAAGTAAGTGTAATTGTTCCAGTGTATAATGGTGAGAAATATATACAGACTTCCATATCCTCTATAATAAATCAGGAGTTTAGTGAGAATTATGAAATAATTGTTGTAGATGATGGATCAGATGACAACAGTTTGGATATTGCACAGGAACTATTAAGTAAATCTGACATTCCATATAAATTGGTTCATCAAAGAAATTCCGGTGTAAGTGTAGCCAGGAATAATGGAATTGAAGTTTCAAGGGGGGATTATCTGGTATTTGTTGACAGTGATGATTATGTATTGACAAATCATCTCTCTGAGTTATACAATGGAAAAACAGATTTTACATTAACTCAAATGGCAAAAGAAGGTTCAAAATCAACAGTCAATTCAATCAGTTATCCGGAAGTTCCAATATCTGCTCATGACTTAATTAAAATGGAACTTCAGATGATAATTCCTGAATTCAGCTTTTGCCAGCTAATCTATAAAGCAGATTTAATTAAGGATAATAATTTAAAGTTTGATTCGAAGGCTGTTTACGGGGAAGACACTGAATTTGCCCTAAAAGCGTTAAGCTATGGTGAAAGTGTAGCTGTCGGGGAAGAAATAACTTATCTTTATATTCAAAGGAACGACTCAGCAACAAGCAAATCAGGTCTTAAAAGATTTAATTTCATTGAAACTTTGGAAAATCTCTCAAAATTTTATAAATCAGGGGGACAAAATGAATTAGCGGACTTGGTAATTACAAGCAGAATTCCCAGAGCCATTTTTGGCAACATGAATTATTTTTTTTACCATGGTTATGATTTTGATGAAGTAATGTCTAAAATGGATGATTTGGATTTATTTTCAAAATTGTCTAAGTTTAAGGGAGATTCTAAATTCAAGTTTAAAATAAGGCTATTTTTATTAAATCCAAAATTATATTATAAAATGTGGAAAAAATTTAAAAATACTATCTGA
- a CDS encoding glycosyltransferase family 2 protein, with protein sequence MKASVVTPNYNGKEFLKTYFDSLNRNKEFVGEVILVDNGSTDESIEFIKDYSSNLDFPVIIIRNAENLGFAKAVNQGILKSSYPYIFSLNNDTQVEESGIKPLIDLISSDDSIFSVASKMVQFDNKNLIDDAGDEYNILAWTKKTGENQPAENYDEVYEIFSSCAGAAMYNKAILEKIGLFDENFFAYMEDVDLSYRAKINGYKNLFCPDSVVYHIGSATSGSRYNKFKVKLAARNNVWTVYKNFPIPQKILNFIFLFLGFLIKYLFFVKKGFGKTYLEGIKEGLKTRNKINKVKFSKKNTKNYFKIEWKLIVNAVKFLKK encoded by the coding sequence ATGAAAGCTTCTGTAGTGACTCCAAATTATAACGGAAAAGAATTTCTAAAAACATATTTCGATTCTTTAAATAGGAATAAAGAATTTGTTGGTGAAGTTATTTTGGTAGATAATGGATCAACTGACGAAAGTATTGAGTTTATAAAAGATTATTCAAGTAATTTAGATTTTCCGGTTATCATAATTAGAAATGCTGAAAATTTAGGATTTGCAAAAGCAGTAAATCAGGGTATTTTAAAGTCTTCCTACCCATATATATTTTCTCTAAATAATGACACTCAGGTTGAAGAATCCGGAATCAAACCATTAATAGATTTAATTTCTTCAGATGATAGTATTTTTTCAGTTGCTTCTAAAATGGTTCAGTTTGATAATAAAAACTTGATAGATGATGCAGGTGATGAATACAATATTCTGGCCTGGACTAAAAAGACAGGTGAAAATCAGCCTGCAGAAAATTATGATGAAGTATATGAAATATTTTCAAGTTGTGCGGGGGCAGCTATGTATAATAAGGCCATTTTAGAGAAAATAGGTCTTTTTGATGAAAATTTCTTTGCATATATGGAAGATGTTGATTTAAGCTACAGGGCGAAAATCAACGGATATAAAAACCTATTCTGTCCTGATTCTGTAGTTTATCATATTGGAAGTGCAACAAGCGGAAGCAGATATAATAAGTTTAAAGTAAAATTGGCTGCCAGAAACAATGTGTGGACGGTTTATAAAAATTTTCCAATTCCTCAAAAGATTTTAAATTTTATATTTCTATTTTTAGGGTTTTTAATTAAATATTTATTCTTTGTTAAAAAAGGGTTTGGCAAAACATATCTGGAAGGCATTAAAGAAGGTTTAAAAACAAGAAACAAAATCAATAAAGTTAAATTCAGCAAAAAAAATACCAAAAACTACTTTAAAATAGAATGGAAATTAATTGTTAATGCTGTTAAATTTTTAAAAAAATAA
- a CDS encoding glycosyltransferase family 2 protein, which produces MDLSVVIVNYQTFDLTRNTINSILKYEYPFSYEIIVVDNASEDNSLSNLKDYFKDSVKFISSKENNGFAAGNNQGLRIAGGKYLLLLNSDTVVWENTLEKIYNFMENNPFVGACGCRVLLADGTLDKACKRSFPNVKNSFYRLFHIPTNSKEDNYNLDNLPDDGIYEIDCLTGAFIFARKKCLDSVGLLDETFFMYGEDIDLCYRIKQDNWKIFYFGEAKITHFKGSSSKKQKSKLIYEFYRAMYIYYKKHHANSTSFFVNFIVYLGIVCLCILKLILNFFKKKN; this is translated from the coding sequence ATGGATCTTTCAGTTGTAATTGTAAATTATCAGACATTTGACCTGACAAGGAATACTATAAATTCCATATTGAAATATGAGTATCCTTTTAGCTATGAAATAATAGTAGTTGATAATGCATCGGAGGATAATAGTTTAAGTAATTTAAAAGATTATTTTAAAGATTCAGTTAAATTTATTTCTTCAAAAGAAAATAATGGGTTTGCAGCAGGTAATAACCAGGGTTTAAGGATAGCTGGTGGGAAATATCTTCTTTTATTAAATTCCGACACTGTTGTTTGGGAAAATACATTAGAGAAGATTTATAACTTCATGGAAAATAATCCTTTTGTTGGAGCATGTGGCTGCAGGGTTCTTTTAGCTGACGGAACTTTGGATAAAGCATGTAAAAGGTCTTTTCCTAATGTTAAAAATTCATTTTACAGATTATTTCACATTCCGACAAATAGCAAAGAGGATAATTATAATTTGGATAATCTGCCTGATGACGGAATTTATGAAATTGACTGTCTGACCGGAGCATTTATTTTTGCACGTAAAAAATGTTTGGATTCAGTTGGATTATTGGATGAGACATTTTTCATGTATGGTGAAGATATTGATTTATGTTATAGGATTAAACAGGACAATTGGAAGATATTTTACTTTGGTGAGGCTAAAATAACTCATTTTAAAGGATCAAGCAGTAAAAAACAGAAGTCTAAATTAATATATGAGTTTTATAGGGCAATGTATATTTATTATAAAAAACATCATGCAAACAGCACTTCATTTTTTGTCAATTTTATTGTTTATTTGGGAATTGTCTGTTTATGCATTTTAAAATTGATTTTAAATTTCTTTAAAAAGAAAAATTAA
- a CDS encoding undecaprenyl-phosphate glucose phosphotransferase: MIKQNQRVLNVVMVLSDALVVTIALFCAWWLRFKTTLFGPIGGHLGLQSYVLFLTFAVIPTYLILYFSFGLYKPYRTHKTIFSEATKLIKVNIVAFFVLVAILFIVNEPNFSRIMLFLLAIIATVFGITERFVIRSFLKEIRSNNKNLKHILIVGDNDLAYTFARKIRNNPYLGFVVSGFLGKSNHVGLEIEGSKIIGAFKDLDDVLEKNNFDRVVLAIPLKYYFKINELVESCEKVGIKAEIIPDYIRYFPAQPSVDMIEDIPIINIRYVPLDDAFNNFLKSLSDYIISIIAIIITSPIMLITAIAIKLTSKGPIIFKQERIGYHGKPFMMYKFRSMKVQNPNEEKSEWTTKDDPRKTRVGNFIRKTSIDELPQFFNVLKGDMSVVGPRPERPYFVEEFKEKIPKYMVKHQVKPGLTGWAQIHGCRGNTSIKKRIEFDIEYVENWHMGLDLAIMIKTVVKRNPNAY, encoded by the coding sequence ATGATTAAGCAGAATCAAAGAGTATTAAATGTAGTTATGGTTTTATCAGATGCATTAGTTGTAACTATAGCTCTTTTCTGTGCATGGTGGTTACGTTTTAAAACCACTTTATTTGGTCCGATTGGAGGCCATTTAGGTTTACAAAGCTATGTTCTTTTTTTAACATTTGCTGTAATACCTACATACTTGATATTGTACTTTTCTTTTGGTCTTTACAAACCTTATAGAACTCATAAAACAATTTTTTCAGAAGCAACTAAGCTTATAAAAGTGAACATTGTTGCATTCTTTGTTTTAGTTGCTATTTTATTTATTGTTAATGAACCTAACTTTTCAAGAATCATGCTATTCCTTTTAGCTATTATAGCTACTGTTTTTGGAATAACTGAAAGATTTGTCATTAGGAGCTTCTTAAAAGAGATTAGATCTAATAACAAAAACTTAAAGCATATTCTTATTGTTGGGGATAATGATTTAGCTTATACTTTCGCACGTAAAATTAGAAATAATCCCTATTTGGGGTTTGTTGTCAGCGGATTTTTAGGTAAAAGCAATCATGTAGGTCTGGAAATTGAAGGAAGCAAGATTATTGGTGCGTTTAAAGACTTAGATGACGTTCTTGAGAAAAATAATTTTGATAGGGTTGTACTTGCTATTCCGTTAAAGTATTATTTTAAAATCAATGAGCTTGTGGAAAGCTGTGAAAAGGTGGGAATTAAAGCAGAGATTATTCCGGATTATATAAGGTATTTCCCTGCACAGCCATCAGTAGACATGATTGAAGATATTCCGATTATAAATATACGTTATGTTCCATTAGATGATGCATTTAATAATTTTTTAAAATCATTATCTGATTACATAATATCTATTATAGCTATTATAATCACATCTCCGATCATGCTGATTACTGCAATAGCTATTAAACTGACTTCTAAAGGCCCTATTATATTTAAGCAGGAAAGAATAGGATATCATGGAAAACCATTTATGATGTACAAGTTCAGAAGTATGAAAGTTCAAAATCCGAATGAAGAGAAATCAGAATGGACAACAAAAGATGATCCAAGGAAGACCAGAGTAGGTAATTTTATCAGAAAAACAAGTATTGATGAATTGCCTCAATTTTTCAATGTTTTAAAAGGAGATATGAGTGTTGTTGGTCCCAGACCTGAAAGACCATATTTTGTTGAAGAATTTAAAGAAAAAATTCCAAAATACATGGTTAAACATCAGGTTAAGCCGGGATTGACAGGATGGGCTCAAATTCATGGGTGTAGGGGTAATACTTCTATTAAAAAACGTATAGAATTTGACATTGAGTATGTAGAAAACTGGCATATGGGTTTAGACTTAGCTATAATGATTAAAACAGTTGTAAAAAGAAATCCTAATGCATATTAG